The DNA window TCAGACGAAGGCGGCGCCCAAGGCCGGGGATCACGACGACGATGATGACGGCGATGGCGATGATGGCCCCCGGCGCACCGGCGAGATCGTCGTCACTGCCCATCAGCTCGACAATGCCCGCGCGCGGGTCAGCGCCAGCCTTGGCGCCTCGACCTATGCGCTGAGCAATGACGTCATCGAAAAGCGCCCCAGCGGCGAGGCCGCCAATCTGGTCAATGTGCTGCTGCAGATGCCCGGTGTCAGTCAGGGCGGCTCGGGCGAGTTGCATGTGCGGGGCGCGCAGGGGCTGCAATATCGCATCAACAATGTGATCATCCCCGATGGCTTCACCGATCTGGCCGACACTCTGCGCGCCCGCTTTGCCGACAAGGTGGAGCTGGTGACCGGGGCTTTGCCCGCGCAATATGGCCTGCAGACGGGCGGCGTGGTCAACATCACCACCAAGAGCGGCGTCTATGGCCAGGGCGGCGAGGTCGAATTGAGCGGCGGCACGCTGGGCCGTTTCGAGGGCGCCTTCGATGCGATGGGCTCGCTGGGGGAGACCAACTACTATGTCTCGGGCTCCTATCTGCGCAGCGATGCCGGGCTGAGCGCGCCCGACCGCTCGACCAGCCCGCTGCATGACCATACCGACCAGATCGACGGCTTTGCCTATTTCGACCGTATTCTGGATGCGCAATCGCGGCTGTCGCTGATCGTGGGCATCTCGAACGATGCCTATGATCTGCCCCATGCGCGCGGAATCAATGCGGCCGGTTCCACGGCCGCCGCCACCTTCCAGCGCCCGCTGACGATCGGCACCACCACCGCCTATCCCAGCGAGGCATGGGGCGGGCATGAAAGGGTGGCCAGCCAATATGGCATCCTGTCCTACCAGCGCAGCGCGGGCGCGCTGACCATGCAGCTTTCGGCCACGCTGCGGGCCTCGGCGCTGGCGATCACCCCCGATGTGGTGGGCGATGTGCTGTTCACCGGTCTGGCTCAGGCGGTTTCCAAGCATAATCTCTCGACCGGCCTGCAGGCCGAGGGTCTGTATGAGCTGTCACCGGCCCATCGCCTGCGGGGCGGCATCACCTTCAACTGGTCGCGCGACCGCAGCCGGATCGACTATGCGGTGCTGCCCGTCAATGGCACCGGCCAGCAGACCTCCACCACGCTGCTCACCATCCCCGGCCTGGAGGCCGAGACGCGGCGCCAATTGGGCGCCTATCTCGAGGATGAATGGCTGCTGGGCGACAGCCTGACCATCAACACCGGCCTGCGTTTCGACAGCACCACCAACAGTGGCGGCGGCCATGCGCTGAGCCCCCGCGCCAATGCGGTGTGGAAGCCCGCCAGCGGCACGACAGCCCATCTGGGCTATGCCCGCTATTTCGTCCCCGCCTCCGAAGACACCGGCACCGCCGCCGTCGGTCTGCTGGCCGGCACCACCGGCGCATGGCCGACCCGAACCGAGACGGCGGCCAAGGCCGAAAGGGACGACTATCTCGATCTGGGCGTGGAGCAGAAGCTGGAGGATCTGACCCTGGGTGTCGATGCCTATTGGCGCCATGCGCGCAATCTGCTCGATGCGGTGCGGATCGGTTCGACGGTGCTGTCGCGCCCCTTCAACTATGAAAGGGGCAAGGCCTGGGGCGTGGAACTGACCGCGACCTACAGCGAGGGCCCGCTCTCCATCTGGGGCAATCTGGCCGTGGCGCGGATCGAGGGGCGCACCATCATCGCCGGGCAGGCGCCTTTCACGGCGGCGCAACTGCAATGGATCGCCACGCATGATGTGGCCACCAATGCCGACCAGCGCGTGACAGGATCGCTGGGCGCGGCCTGGCATAGCGGCAAGCTGCGGCTCTCCGCCGATGGCGTGGTCGGCAGCGGTCTGCCCCGGACCATTGCGGGCGCTGCCCCCAATGGCGCAAGGATGGCGGCCAATGCGCAGGTCAATCTGGCGGCGACCTATCGGTTGGAGGGCTTGCGACATCGCCCGCTCACGGCCCGGCTCGATGTGCTCAATGCGCTGGGCGCGCGCTATGCCTTGCAGGATGGCACCTCGCTGGCCGGAGGCAATGCGCAATGGGGCACGCCGCGCGGCATCTATGCGGGGATCGAGCAGGCTTTCTGAGCCGGGTGTTTCCACCCGGCATGAAAACGCCCTAGGCCACCGCGCTTGCGGCCGGTTGATCCGCCGACCGGCCGGACCACTGGGCCGCCAGGGCCAGCGCGGCGAGGCCGCCACCCAGCAGGCCCACGCCATGCCACCCTGCCGCCTGCCAGGCCGCCATGGCCAGAGCCGAGCCCAGCGCGCCGCCCAGAAACATGCCGCCCATGAACAGCGTGTTGAGCCGCGCCCGCGCCTCGGGCCGCAGCGCATAGACGCCATGCTGATGCGAAATCAGCGCGCCCTGCACCGCGAGATCGAGCACGATGCAGCCGATCGCCAGCCCGACCAGCCCATGCGACAGGCCCGCGATCGCCCAGCCAAGGATGGTCAGCACCGTCCCCGCCGTGATCGCGGCGCCCGGTCCGCGCCGGTCGGCCAGATGGCCCGCCAGAGGGGCCGCGAAAACCCCCGCCGCTCCCACGATTCCGAACATGCCCGCCACCGAAGAGCCATGGCCCAATTGCTGCACGTAAAGCGCCAGAATGCTCCAGAAAGCGCTGAAGGCGGCAAAGAGCAGGGCCTGCGTCAGGGTCGAGCGGCGCAGCACCGGCAGATCGCGCCACAGATGCCACAGCGAGCCGAGCAGGGCGGGATAGGAGGGCGTCTTGTGGTCAGGCCGCGAGTGCGGCAGCGCCACCCGCAGCACCCCGCCCGCCACGATGGCCAGCGGCACGCCCAGCCAGAACATGCTGCGCCATCCGGCCTGCTGTGCCACGAAGCCCGCCAGCGTGCGGCTCAGCAAAATGCCCAGCAGCAGTCCGGCCATCACCTTGCCGATCACCGCGCCGCGCTTTGCGGGCGGGGCCATATGCGCGGCCAGCGGCACGATCTGCTGCGCCACAGTGGCCAGCGCCCCGACCATCAGCGAGCCCAGCAGCAGCACCGATCCCGAAGGGGCCAGCGCCGCCCCCGACAGCGCCACGGCCAGAGCGAGGAACTGGGCGACGATCAGGCGGCGCCGCTCGACAAGGTCGCCCAGCGGCACCAGCAGGAACAGGCCCAGCGCATAGCCCAGTTGCGTCACGGTGGGCACGAAGCCGGCGGCGGTGCCGGGCAGATCGCGCTCGATCAGGCCGAGCATCGGCTGGTTGTAGTAGATGTTGGCCACCGCCAGACCGGTGGCGGCGGCCATGGTCAGGGTGAGGGCGGGGCGCAGCGAATGCGTTGCGGGGGCGCTCACGCTGTCAGCTCGCGTTCGGCCAGCTCCGCCAGCGTGGGATAATCGGTGTAACCACGGGCATCGCCGCCGAAGAAGCTGGCGGGGTCGCCCTGATTGAGCGGGGCGTCGAGGCGCAGCCTTTCGGGCAGGTCGGGGTTGGCGATAAAGGGGCGGCCAAAGGCGATCAGATCGCCGCGACCATCGGCCAGCGCCTGCTCGGCGTTCCAGCGCGTGTAGCCGCCCGCCAGAATGATCGGGCCCGAGAAGCTGGCGCGGATGTCGCGCATCAGGGCCTGCGCGCGGGGATCGATTTCGGTGGCGATCTCGCGGCCCTTCACCGTGGGTTCGACCAGATGGAGATAGGCCAGCTCGCGCTTGTTCAGCTCGGCGATGACATGGTGGAACAGGGCTTCCGGATCGGCCTCATCCATGCCGAAGGACTTGCCCATGGGCGAGAGGCGCAGGCCCACACGCTGGCTGCCGATGGCGGCGCTGACGGCATCGACCACCTCCAGCAGCAGGCGGGCGCGGTTCTCGACCGAACCGCCATAGCGGTCGGTGCGCCAGTTGCTGCCGCTGTTGAGGAACTGGTCGAGCAGATAGCCATTGGCGGCGTGGATCTCCACCGCGTCAAGCCCGGCGGTGATGGCATTGCGCGCGGCCTGCACATAA is part of the Novosphingobium sp. genome and encodes:
- a CDS encoding TonB-dependent receptor, giving the protein MAIRQSVTFGVALAGLMAGLVPHQALAGASGPKPQAHAARDEDDDDDDRKPVHQTKAAPKAGDHDDDDDGDGDDGPRRTGEIVVTAHQLDNARARVSASLGASTYALSNDVIEKRPSGEAANLVNVLLQMPGVSQGGSGELHVRGAQGLQYRINNVIIPDGFTDLADTLRARFADKVELVTGALPAQYGLQTGGVVNITTKSGVYGQGGEVELSGGTLGRFEGAFDAMGSLGETNYYVSGSYLRSDAGLSAPDRSTSPLHDHTDQIDGFAYFDRILDAQSRLSLIVGISNDAYDLPHARGINAAGSTAAATFQRPLTIGTTTAYPSEAWGGHERVASQYGILSYQRSAGALTMQLSATLRASALAITPDVVGDVLFTGLAQAVSKHNLSTGLQAEGLYELSPAHRLRGGITFNWSRDRSRIDYAVLPVNGTGQQTSTTLLTIPGLEAETRRQLGAYLEDEWLLGDSLTINTGLRFDSTTNSGGGHALSPRANAVWKPASGTTAHLGYARYFVPASEDTGTAAVGLLAGTTGAWPTRTETAAKAERDDYLDLGVEQKLEDLTLGVDAYWRHARNLLDAVRIGSTVLSRPFNYERGKAWGVELTATYSEGPLSIWGNLAVARIEGRTIIAGQAPFTAAQLQWIATHDVATNADQRVTGSLGAAWHSGKLRLSADGVVGSGLPRTIAGAAPNGARMAANAQVNLAATYRLEGLRHRPLTARLDVLNALGARYALQDGTSLAGGNAQWGTPRGIYAGIEQAF
- a CDS encoding MFS transporter; protein product: MAAATGLAVANIYYNQPMLGLIERDLPGTAAGFVPTVTQLGYALGLFLLVPLGDLVERRRLIVAQFLALAVALSGAALAPSGSVLLLGSLMVGALATVAQQIVPLAAHMAPPAKRGAVIGKVMAGLLLGILLSRTLAGFVAQQAGWRSMFWLGVPLAIVAGGVLRVALPHSRPDHKTPSYPALLGSLWHLWRDLPVLRRSTLTQALLFAAFSAFWSILALYVQQLGHGSSVAGMFGIVGAAGVFAAPLAGHLADRRGPGAAITAGTVLTILGWAIAGLSHGLVGLAIGCIVLDLAVQGALISHQHGVYALRPEARARLNTLFMGGMFLGGALGSALAMAAWQAAGWHGVGLLGGGLAALALAAQWSGRSADQPAASAVA
- a CDS encoding alkene reductase; translation: MTDPISSDLLFAPTRIGALDLPSRIVMAPLTRSRAAEGNVPAPLAIDYYRQRASAALIITEATQISQQGQGYAWTPGIHTQAQIEGWAKVADAVHQEGGRIAMQLWHVGRVSHTVFQPGGARPVAPTAMPVPAKAFIPGENGQGIYADIPDPQELTIAGIQMIVADYVQAARNAITAGLDAVEIHAANGYLLDQFLNSGSNWRTDRYGGSVENRARLLLEVVDAVSAAIGSQRVGLRLSPMGKSFGMDEADPEALFHHVIAELNKRELAYLHLVEPTVKGREIATEIDPRAQALMRDIRASFSGPIILAGGYTRWNAEQALADGRGDLIAFGRPFIANPDLPERLRLDAPLNQGDPASFFGGDARGYTDYPTLAELAERELTA